The Opitutales bacterium genomic sequence AAATCGGCGAACCTGAGGTAACCGAGCTGCTCGATATCGTGCCGATGAAGTTTATTAAGCGCCGTATCATTCGTCCCCGCTTTAAGCATAAAAACGATCGCAACAGCGCGCCTATCGTAGCAGCAACCCCACCGCGCCGCGGGTTCTCGCAGGAGGTATCGCGGCTCCCGCTTTGCTCGTGCAGATCATTTTAGCCAAGTATCTCGACCACTTGCCCCTCTATCGCCAAGAGCAGATTTTTAGAAAGCGCTTCGGCGTGGAGATCTCGCGCAAACTGCTCTGTGAATGGGTGCGTGTGGTCGCCGAGGATTGGCTCGGACTCATTTACTACTCCATCAAAAGTGATTTGCTTAGGCAACAGCACCTGCACGCCGATGAGACGCCTATAAGATGTAATGATCCAGATACGAAACACCGCTCCCGGCAGGGTCACCTATGGGTGTATCGCAGTGGCAATCAGGTATTTTACGACTGGCATATGAGCCGTGGCCGCACGGCTGCGGAGTCGATGC encodes the following:
- a CDS encoding transposase, with amino-acid sequence MQIILAKYLDHLPLYRQEQIFRKRFGVEISRKLLCEWVRVVAEDWLGLIYYSIKSDLLRQQHLHADETPIRCNDPDTKHRSRQGHLWVYRSGNQVFYDWHMSRGRTAAESM